A genomic window from Silene latifolia isolate original U9 population chromosome Y, ASM4854445v1, whole genome shotgun sequence includes:
- the LOC141631524 gene encoding replication protein A 70 kDa DNA-binding subunit C-like has protein sequence MAINCTPVALRHLQADMITAEISVRVVHLWERKSFYNKEETLALEMLLLDAEDNLIQVTIRKRIIFKFKDRISEGHLYKLSRFTVEANKGAEMATSEELRIYFAYPTVVREVHNLSIPRYGFRFVDFGDILSERVSDEHFIDVIGKFSGVGEVKPTKNGNSWMTIYIENIRKEKLACSIWNDYVGLVQAFADACKSSTEPAIIVIRCVQRCKWEGEPRVITTRHATRFYFNHAIPEVEAFLGELYAGQEPSNSNVISYISSESEDMLSGDNLSTITEIKKCQKAGRYVTLATIYDVDLSVKWYYDSCKHCTSKVVKNDSGRWVCKKEKCIGSTEGSEISIPRYQVKFRVIGADNEVSEFVIFETQITSFINVSAADMLAALEENGRKDDMPDFDIFIDKQFIFKVEIHPKYNLEQK, from the exons ATGGCCATCAACTGCACTCCCGTCGCCCTACGCCATTTGCAAGCAGATATGATCACCGCTGAAATTTCCGTGCGTGTTGTGCACCTATGGGAAAGAAAAAGCTTCTATAACAAAGAAGAAACTCTAGCGTTAGAGATGCTATTATTAGATGCAGAG GACAATCTAATTCAAGTAACTATTCGCAAGCGCATCATTTTCAAATTCAAGGATAGGATCAGCGAGGGACATCTATACAAACTGTCAAGATTCACCGTGGAGGCAAATAAAGGCGCTGAAATGGCAACTTCTGAAGAATTACGCATCTACTTTGCATATCCTACAGTTGTTAGAGAAGTGCACAATCTATCCATCCCAAGATATGGATTCAGGTTTGTGGACTTTGGTGATATTCTATCTGAACGCGTATCTGATGAACATTTTATAG ATGTCATTGGTAAGTTTTCTGGAGTCGGAGAAGTCAAACCAACAAAGAATGGAAATAGTTGGATGACAATATACATTGAGAATATTCG GAAGGAGAAATTAGCATGCTCAATATGGAACGACTATGTTGGTTTAGTTCAGGCTTTTGCTGATGCATGTAAATCGTCCACTGAACCTGCTATTATTGTCATCCGCTGTGTTCAACGGTGTAAATGGGAAG GTGAACCTAGGGTGATAACTACAAGACACGCCACCCGTTTCTACTTCAACCACGCAATCCCAGAGGTGGAAGCGTTCCTCGGAGA ACTATATGCCGGTCAAGAACCAAGTAACTCCAATGTTATATCCTATATTTCGAGTGAGTCGGAAGATATGCTCTCAGGAGATAACTTGAGTACAATTACGGAGATTAAGAAATGTCAAAAG GCTGGGAGATATGTGACACTTGCAACTATATATGATGTTGATTTGAGTGTCAAGTGGTACTATGATAGTTGCAAGCATTGTACAAGTAAAGTTGTGAAGAATGATTCAGGTAGGTGGGTTTGCAAGAAAGAAAAATGCATTGGCAGTACGGAAGGGTCTGAAATTAGCATACCAAG GTATCAGGTAAAGTTTCGTGTCATTGGTGCAGATAATGAAGTCTCCGAATTTGTCATCTTTGAGACTCAAATCACAAGCTTCATCAACGTCTCCGCAGCAGACATGCTTGCTGCCCTTGAAGAG AATGGACGAAAGGATGATATGCCAGATTTCGACATTTTCATTGACAAGCAATTTATCTTCAAAGTGGAAATTCACCCAAAGTACAACTTGGAGCAGAAATAA